The following coding sequences are from one Paenibacillus sp. FSL R5-0912 window:
- a CDS encoding MFS transporter, with protein sequence MRRLLRNQVALLLAVGGLYLLATVLAGTFLNVYLWKSRQNFAMIGWFTVAQQLAVGLSFWLGGKWVKEHNKMNALRLGIAVSGFFYLLVLWLRGEAVHYIWPLGLILGLSIGFYWLAFNIVFFEITEAGNRDFFNGWMGLLGSLMGIVGPWVSGSLISLWHGDKGYRIVFILSLCVYGVAAVISFGLEKRPRGGTYLWLEPWRELSRKESPWRPAAAALLFQGVREGVFSFLIGLLVYIAARQESKVGQFALITSAVSLISYYVAGKRFKPGTRSKGMLAGSLLLIAFILPLMWKVNYAALLIMGIGTSLCIPLYMLPMTSTSFDLMGVSEESAGKRVELVVLRELSLMTGRLTGLLVFIAVLSVNQSPQAVTLLMLLLGTAPLGSWLVLRRLLKQGAGLKHNKIT encoded by the coding sequence ATGAGGAGGTTATTACGGAACCAGGTAGCGCTGCTGCTTGCCGTGGGCGGGCTTTACCTGCTGGCAACGGTGCTGGCAGGTACTTTTTTGAACGTATATTTATGGAAAAGCCGGCAGAATTTCGCCATGATCGGCTGGTTTACGGTTGCCCAGCAGCTCGCAGTCGGACTAAGCTTCTGGCTGGGCGGCAAATGGGTGAAGGAGCATAACAAAATGAATGCCCTGCGGCTGGGAATTGCCGTTTCGGGCTTTTTTTATTTGCTGGTGCTCTGGCTGCGCGGAGAAGCGGTGCATTATATCTGGCCGCTGGGACTCATTCTCGGTCTTTCGATCGGGTTCTACTGGCTGGCTTTTAATATTGTTTTCTTTGAGATTACCGAGGCGGGCAACCGCGATTTCTTCAACGGCTGGATGGGACTGCTGGGTTCGCTGATGGGCATCGTCGGTCCGTGGGTATCCGGTAGTCTGATCTCCTTATGGCACGGGGACAAGGGCTACCGTATTGTGTTTATCCTGTCACTGTGTGTCTATGGAGTGGCTGCTGTAATCAGCTTTGGGCTGGAGAAGCGGCCTCGCGGCGGAACCTACCTGTGGCTGGAACCCTGGCGCGAGCTTAGCCGCAAGGAGAGTCCATGGCGGCCCGCTGCGGCGGCACTGCTGTTCCAGGGAGTACGGGAGGGCGTATTCTCGTTCCTGATCGGACTGCTGGTCTATATTGCGGCCCGTCAGGAGAGTAAGGTTGGGCAGTTCGCGCTGATAACCTCGGCCGTTTCTTTGATCAGCTACTATGTGGCGGGTAAACGGTTCAAGCCCGGAACCCGTTCCAAAGGGATGCTGGCCGGCAGTCTGCTGCTGATCGCGTTCATTCTGCCGCTTATGTGGAAGGTGAATTACGCCGCGCTGTTAATTATGGGAATTGGAACCTCGCTGTGTATCCCGCTCTATATGCTGCCGATGACGTCTACCAGCTTCGACCTGATGGGTGTCTCTGAAGAGAGTGCCGGCAAACGGGTGGAGCTGGTTGTGCTGAGGGAGTTGAGTCTAATGACAGGGCGGCTGACGGGGCTGCTTGTGTTCATCGCTGTGCTGTCGGTCAATCAGTCCCCGCAGGCTGTCACTCTACTAATGCTGCTCCTGGGTACGGCTCCGCTGGGGAGCTGGCTGGTGCTGCGGCGGTTGCTTAAGCAAGGAGCCGGGCTTAAGCATAACAAGATAACTTGA
- the dcuS gene encoding DcuS/MalK family sensor histidine kinase, whose protein sequence is MAKKKSYSLRTTVAVMVSAVVVLVLLVLYIIFRNQIIPQTRHALEDKAITIARTIALMPLLSEGLSKGDSKGIQAYTSKITRRNDILFVVVMDMNSIRYSHPDAYKVGLPFVGGGQEAALRGQESISEGTGTLGNSLRAFVPVFDGRGHQLGVVVAGLSMDRVQRLVRQNEWTIIAILVSGALLGAGGAFVLARRIKQMIFGMEPADISRLLQERSAMLESIREGIIAIDQEARITLINMEAHRLLKAAGINGAVVNRQIADYWPELRLEHVLASGEGRQDQELELGGISLLVSSLPVRVGGEIAGAIATFRDKTELAVLAERLSGISVYADALRAGAHEFMNKLHVIMGMTHMGLYDELQQYILGTANNYQQEIGAITRQIKDPAMAGFLLGKLSRARETGIELLLTADSYLPESADSQVIHELITIAGNLLDNAMEALGGPGPDEHSSDVYSRDVHGRDVHSNKRIGLAFHYEEGRLLCEVSDNGPGIPEALREQIFVQGFSSKGEHRGIGLYLVRKSVDKLQGHLQIAACGGGQGTTFIVDVPYAAKGEESQ, encoded by the coding sequence TTGGCCAAGAAAAAAAGCTACAGCCTAAGGACAACGGTAGCGGTGATGGTATCTGCCGTCGTAGTCCTGGTGCTGCTGGTCTTATATATTATATTCCGCAATCAGATTATTCCCCAGACCCGGCATGCGCTGGAGGATAAGGCCATTACGATTGCCCGCACGATTGCCCTGATGCCGCTGCTCTCAGAGGGCTTAAGCAAAGGGGACAGCAAGGGGATTCAAGCCTATACCTCCAAAATTACACGCCGCAATGATATATTGTTTGTAGTGGTGATGGATATGAACAGCATCCGGTATTCTCATCCGGATGCCTACAAGGTTGGGCTGCCCTTCGTGGGAGGCGGGCAGGAGGCTGCGCTGCGCGGACAAGAGAGCATCTCCGAAGGAACAGGAACGCTCGGAAATTCGCTGAGGGCATTCGTGCCGGTCTTTGACGGCAGAGGTCATCAGCTCGGGGTCGTAGTAGCTGGACTGTCGATGGACAGGGTGCAGCGTCTGGTCAGGCAGAATGAATGGACGATTATTGCCATTCTGGTCTCAGGCGCGCTGCTTGGAGCCGGAGGCGCCTTTGTTCTGGCCAGGAGGATCAAGCAAATGATATTCGGCATGGAGCCTGCCGATATTTCCAGACTCCTGCAGGAACGCAGCGCCATGCTGGAGTCCATTCGCGAGGGGATTATTGCGATTGACCAGGAAGCGCGCATTACGCTTATCAATATGGAAGCGCACCGGCTTCTCAAGGCGGCAGGGATCAACGGCGCTGTTGTAAACCGGCAGATTGCCGATTATTGGCCAGAGCTGCGTCTGGAGCATGTGCTGGCCAGCGGGGAAGGCAGGCAGGACCAGGAGCTGGAGCTGGGCGGTATCTCCCTGCTCGTAAGCAGCCTGCCGGTCCGCGTAGGCGGCGAGATTGCCGGAGCCATCGCTACATTTCGTGACAAGACTGAGCTGGCAGTTCTGGCCGAACGGCTGTCGGGTATTTCTGTCTATGCAGACGCCTTGCGGGCAGGTGCCCATGAATTCATGAACAAGCTGCATGTGATTATGGGCATGACGCATATGGGCTTATATGACGAGCTGCAGCAGTATATTCTGGGAACGGCAAATAACTACCAGCAGGAGATCGGGGCCATCACGAGACAGATTAAGGACCCGGCTATGGCGGGTTTTCTGCTGGGTAAGCTGAGCCGGGCGCGCGAGACGGGAATTGAACTGCTGCTGACTGCGGACAGTTATCTGCCGGAATCGGCAGATTCGCAGGTTATTCATGAGCTGATTACGATTGCCGGGAATTTGCTGGACAATGCGATGGAAGCGCTGGGCGGCCCGGGACCTGATGAACACAGCAGCGATGTATACAGCAGAGATGTACACGGCAGAGATGTACACAGTAATAAGCGGATCGGGCTTGCTTTTCACTATGAAGAGGGAAGGCTGCTGTGTGAGGTTAGCGACAACGGCCCGGGGATTCCGGAGGCACTCCGGGAGCAGATATTCGTCCAGGGCTTCTCCTCCAAGGGGGAACACCGGGGAATCGGACTGTATTTGGTCAGGAAGAGTGTAGATAAACTGCAGGGACATCTTCAGATTGCCGCCTGCGGCGGCGGGCAGGGAACCACGTTCATCGTTGATGTGCCATATGCTGCAAAGGGTGAGGAGAGCCAATGA
- a CDS encoding response regulator, with amino-acid sequence MNIKVLIVEDDPMVAKFNRHYLEQVQGFEFAGWAASGDEALKMLAEQEIDLLLLDIYMPGTSGLQLLSTLREQGSKADIIVISAASDNASIRKALQNGAVDYLIKPFEFARFQAALSAYREDFRLMHKEHLSQEQLDKLLRHSAPEAEEDKSGAQSLPKGLTEGTLESIWDTIKQLQNPVFSTEDISSQAPISRISVRKYLAFLTEAGILEMELSYGAVGRPVYMYKVKPEGKDYISKYL; translated from the coding sequence ATGAACATTAAAGTGCTGATTGTAGAAGATGACCCGATGGTAGCGAAATTCAACCGCCATTATCTCGAACAGGTCCAGGGCTTCGAGTTCGCGGGCTGGGCGGCTTCAGGAGATGAGGCCTTGAAGATGCTGGCGGAACAGGAGATCGATCTCCTGCTGCTGGATATCTATATGCCCGGTACCAGCGGGCTTCAGCTGTTGTCCACGCTCCGGGAGCAGGGAAGCAAGGCGGATATCATTGTGATCTCCGCCGCCAGCGATAATGCAAGCATCCGTAAGGCGCTGCAGAACGGGGCTGTGGATTACCTGATCAAGCCATTTGAGTTTGCCCGTTTTCAGGCGGCTTTGTCGGCATACCGCGAAGACTTTCGGTTAATGCACAAGGAACATCTGAGCCAGGAACAGCTGGATAAGCTGCTGCGCCATTCCGCTCCGGAGGCTGAAGAAGACAAGAGTGGGGCGCAGAGCCTGCCCAAAGGTCTTACCGAAGGCACACTGGAGAGCATCTGGGATACGATTAAGCAGCTGCAGAACCCGGTATTCTCCACTGAAGATATCAGCAGCCAGGCGCCGATTTCGCGGATTTCTGTCCGCAAATATCTGGCTTTTCTGACCGAGGCAGGCATTCTGGAGATGGAGCTCAGCTACGGCGCGGTAGGCAGACCGGTATATATGTACAAGGTGAAGCCGGAGGGGAAGGACTATATAAGTAAATATTTATAA
- a CDS encoding MurR/RpiR family transcriptional regulator, translating to MYKDWNHRPFSPNQRIIADFIQKNEQRVVYMTEQEVADELHLSIASVSRFWKAAGYKHAKDFKNRLRFRFESTPSVKMRDAMERSDDSSLPQLLLNNSLHHLQETHRYLNETSLQSAVNSLSAARIVYVYCPGPCGGLAELMIYRMARFGLQMKRMAPSGHELLETLMHADKQDVVLVFGFVQLLPEIEVILDHSREAAYQVILITDRLVYPRSQDADIVLYAGRGEVWEFHSMVGPIYIIENLILGVGLVNRDHNLSNLDKLQQLRAQYGGKLPRT from the coding sequence ATGTATAAAGACTGGAATCACCGCCCGTTCTCACCCAACCAGCGGATCATCGCCGATTTTATCCAGAAGAATGAGCAGCGGGTTGTCTATATGACAGAGCAGGAAGTTGCTGACGAGCTCCATTTGAGCATCGCCTCCGTCTCACGTTTCTGGAAAGCAGCCGGCTACAAGCATGCCAAGGATTTCAAAAACCGGCTACGGTTCCGGTTCGAATCTACGCCCTCGGTTAAAATGCGTGACGCAATGGAGCGATCCGATGATAGTTCACTCCCCCAGCTGCTGCTGAATAATTCCCTTCACCATCTGCAGGAGACACACCGTTATTTGAATGAGACGTCGCTGCAGTCCGCGGTAAACAGTCTGTCTGCTGCACGGATTGTATATGTTTATTGTCCCGGCCCCTGCGGCGGACTGGCTGAACTGATGATCTACCGGATGGCGCGCTTTGGTCTTCAGATGAAGCGGATGGCTCCGAGCGGCCATGAGCTGCTGGAGACCCTAATGCATGCTGACAAACAGGATGTGGTACTGGTTTTTGGATTTGTGCAGCTGTTACCTGAAATCGAGGTGATTCTGGACCATTCACGGGAGGCAGCTTATCAGGTCATTCTGATCACTGACAGACTTGTATATCCCCGTTCACAGGATGCAGATATCGTGTTGTATGCCGGAAGAGGCGAGGTTTGGGAGTTTCATTCAATGGTCGGCCCTATTTATATCATTGAGAATCTGATTCTCGGTGTAGGACTGGTCAACCGGGATCATAACCTGAGCAATCTTGACAAGCTCCAGCAGCTGCGGGCGCAGTATGGAGGGAAGCTTCCGCGTACCTGA
- a CDS encoding ABC transporter ATP-binding protein, translating into MHELVLELRGVSFTYPGAEQSVLRDVSLQLEKGDFVAVIGSNGSGKSTLCKCFNGLIPHYYTGDFTGEAVICGQPAEGRSVAELSRHIGYVYQDFENQLVRPTVLDDVSFTPLNYGFADYKERGERALALTGLSELRNEFIWQLSGGQKHLLALAGALAMDPEILVIDEPVAQLDPQHARHIYDILRQLNELHGKTIVVIEHHAEFIAEYCRNVILMDKGSIRWQKPVRDALSSVQELLELGIYPPDVTRAVWMLEENDRNAGQFPLTPEEGLDRMIRRKGPAGQAGSAYPVCGQIRTGVGDVDSIVKMKDVHLSYRTIHKTLHPVLNGVKLELKHGESVALIGNNGAGKSSLMKLISGIARPSSGTVNVKGIEVNGVPPERLSGTVAYVFQNPEDMFIEDSVRKEISYYLKARKLADTDRRVEEMLQAFRLSELAERDARLLSGGQQRRVSLAIGAAVRPAVMLLDEPTANLDISTKQEMVSVLETLRSHVETVVIATHDMQLVSEWASRIIVMHQGQIIADGTKDEIFADGMLLRRAGLAETQLMKLSRILGLPRICCSLDEFVSQVELQKEVAGIYGGC; encoded by the coding sequence ATGCATGAACTGGTCCTGGAGCTTAGAGGAGTGTCCTTTACTTACCCGGGGGCGGAACAATCTGTACTGCGGGATGTATCCCTGCAACTGGAGAAAGGGGATTTTGTTGCCGTGATCGGCAGCAACGGATCCGGCAAATCCACACTCTGTAAATGCTTCAATGGATTAATCCCGCATTATTACACAGGAGATTTCACCGGAGAAGCGGTGATTTGCGGTCAACCGGCGGAAGGGCGGAGTGTCGCTGAACTATCCAGGCATATCGGTTATGTCTATCAGGACTTCGAGAACCAGCTGGTGCGTCCAACCGTGCTTGATGATGTTTCTTTTACCCCGCTGAACTATGGTTTTGCGGACTACAAGGAACGGGGAGAACGGGCGCTGGCGTTGACCGGACTTAGCGAACTGAGAAATGAATTTATCTGGCAGCTTAGCGGTGGGCAAAAGCACTTGCTGGCTCTTGCGGGAGCACTGGCAATGGATCCGGAAATACTGGTCATAGATGAGCCGGTAGCCCAGCTTGATCCGCAGCATGCACGTCATATCTATGATATCCTGCGGCAATTGAATGAGCTGCACGGGAAGACCATCGTAGTCATTGAGCACCATGCCGAATTTATAGCAGAATACTGCAGGAACGTTATCCTAATGGATAAAGGATCCATACGCTGGCAGAAGCCGGTACGTGATGCTTTGTCCTCTGTACAAGAATTGCTGGAGCTTGGCATTTATCCGCCGGATGTGACCAGAGCTGTCTGGATGCTGGAGGAGAATGACCGGAATGCAGGACAGTTCCCTTTGACCCCTGAAGAGGGGCTTGACCGGATGATCCGCCGTAAAGGGCCGGCTGGGCAGGCCGGGTCCGCCTATCCAGTCTGCGGGCAGATCCGCACAGGCGTAGGAGATGTGGATTCTATCGTTAAAATGAAGGATGTTCACCTGTCGTACCGCACGATTCACAAGACACTTCATCCTGTTTTGAACGGGGTAAAGCTGGAGCTCAAACACGGGGAATCGGTAGCCCTTATCGGTAACAACGGTGCAGGGAAATCATCCTTAATGAAACTGATTTCAGGTATTGCCAGACCCTCCTCAGGAACGGTTAATGTGAAAGGCATAGAAGTCAATGGTGTGCCGCCCGAGCGCCTGTCCGGTACGGTTGCTTATGTATTTCAGAATCCGGAGGATATGTTTATCGAGGATTCTGTACGCAAAGAAATCTCCTATTATCTGAAGGCCCGGAAGTTAGCGGATACAGACCGGAGAGTAGAAGAGATGCTCCAGGCGTTCCGGCTTAGTGAGCTCGCTGAGCGGGATGCCCGTCTGCTGAGCGGCGGCCAGCAGCGGCGGGTATCCCTGGCAATCGGTGCCGCTGTCCGCCCTGCAGTTATGCTGCTTGACGAGCCCACCGCGAATCTGGATATTTCGACCAAGCAGGAAATGGTTAGCGTCCTTGAGACATTGCGGAGCCATGTGGAGACGGTGGTAATCGCCACTCATGATATGCAGCTTGTGTCTGAATGGGCCAGTAGAATTATTGTTATGCATCAGGGACAGATCATTGCTGACGGAACGAAGGATGAAATATTTGCTGACGGAATGCTCTTGAGGCGTGCCGGATTGGCAGAGACACAATTAATGAAGCTAAGCCGCATACTCGGCCTGCCGCGCATTTGCTGCAGCCTGGACGAGTTTGTGAGCCAAGTGGAGCTACAGAAGGAGGTGGCCGGAATCTATGGAGGCTGTTAA
- a CDS encoding energy-coupling factor transporter transmembrane component T family protein, with protein sequence MEAVKKALDRISVEQIKLELLGTAYNNSATFLGRLDPRTLLLWYLFFAIVPWFVHNRTILLGMFVFMVITTVLSRVSPLIICILCLGLTGQIGWMFVLTLFFGGGSESLLPMLTLTLKLSVISLASITVFSSLDPERLSDGLLSLGIPDAFAFSLSYGYRILPTLLEEFHQILLSFRLRGQRPHRHGVFYWRTAAYYLRIVVLVFYPLMLNTAKRSRTTIEALETRGFSYGLSNPKVKKIKLSYLRMKRPDWAFLSGSTIYIILLFWFGTLYPELVY encoded by the coding sequence ATGGAGGCTGTTAAAAAAGCGCTGGACCGGATCTCTGTAGAACAGATCAAGCTGGAATTACTGGGAACCGCGTATAACAACAGCGCTACCTTTCTGGGCAGGCTTGACCCCCGGACACTGCTGTTATGGTATTTGTTTTTTGCCATCGTGCCCTGGTTTGTGCATAACCGGACAATCTTATTAGGAATGTTCGTGTTCATGGTCATAACAACTGTCCTGTCACGGGTTAGTCCGCTAATCATCTGTATCCTGTGCCTTGGCCTGACCGGCCAGATCGGCTGGATGTTCGTGCTGACGCTTTTTTTCGGAGGGGGGAGTGAATCCCTGCTGCCAATGTTAACGTTGACGCTGAAGCTTTCTGTCATTTCACTGGCGAGCATCACTGTATTCTCCAGTCTGGACCCCGAACGGCTTAGTGACGGACTTTTATCCTTAGGCATACCTGATGCCTTTGCATTTAGTTTATCTTACGGTTATCGTATTCTGCCTACTTTGCTGGAAGAATTCCACCAGATATTGTTGTCCTTCAGACTCAGGGGGCAAAGACCGCATCGTCACGGGGTGTTCTACTGGAGAACAGCTGCGTATTACTTGCGGATTGTGGTGCTGGTCTTCTACCCGCTCATGCTCAATACAGCCAAACGGTCGCGAACCACGATTGAAGCACTGGAGACACGCGGATTCAGCTACGGTCTCAGCAATCCGAAGGTGAAGAAGATCAAGCTGTCCTATTTGCGGATGAAGAGGCCGGACTGGGCTTTTTTATCCGGTTCAACGATTTACATTATACTGCTGTTCTGGTTTGGAACCCTGTACCCTGAGCTGGTGTATTAA
- a CDS encoding PHP domain-containing protein, with protein MNIDLHTHGKLSKKSAFSPAYFAEMMSEAKVNGLQAAALTEHFNTSNFFAMYEALDQMYPYNGHYYDVDGLKLFPGMEVDIAETGHILLIGLKENVLAVRSLLEDYTAQCSFIPFKRLLDLADEFNLWKIGAHPFRTSTPLHQLDPQLLKRLDAFDFNAKDIYVQGAEAYKNLITPFAEKLGVPVVAGSDSHQCLQYGSVMNRLHVSCSTVEELKEAIKQGDYEMELSPCLHTKVKASVMMKKLLKQLAGEAPSRDEAEIGYLA; from the coding sequence ATGAATATTGATCTGCACACACACGGCAAATTGTCCAAGAAATCAGCATTTTCCCCGGCGTATTTCGCAGAAATGATGTCGGAAGCTAAAGTGAACGGACTGCAGGCAGCCGCTTTGACAGAGCATTTTAATACTTCTAATTTCTTCGCAATGTACGAGGCACTGGATCAGATGTATCCCTATAACGGACATTACTATGATGTGGACGGGCTGAAGCTGTTTCCGGGAATGGAAGTGGATATTGCCGAGACAGGCCACATCCTGCTGATCGGGCTTAAGGAGAATGTTCTTGCTGTCCGTTCTTTGCTGGAAGATTACACTGCTCAGTGTAGCTTTATTCCTTTCAAAAGACTGCTGGATCTGGCGGATGAATTCAATCTGTGGAAAATAGGGGCCCATCCGTTCCGCACCTCTACTCCACTTCATCAATTGGACCCTCAGCTGCTTAAGCGGCTGGATGCGTTTGATTTCAATGCTAAAGACATTTACGTGCAGGGGGCTGAAGCCTACAAGAACCTGATTACGCCATTTGCAGAGAAGCTTGGCGTTCCTGTGGTTGCCGGCAGTGACAGTCATCAATGCCTGCAGTATGGCAGCGTAATGAACCGGCTACATGTATCCTGCTCTACAGTTGAGGAATTGAAGGAGGCTATTAAGCAGGGGGACTATGAGATGGAGCTTTCACCGTGTCTCCATACCAAGGTGAAGGCTTCGGTCATGATGAAGAAGCTGCTGAAGCAGCTTGCCGGCGAAGCGCCTTCAAGAGATGAAGCGGAGATTGGCTATCTGGCTTAA